The following coding sequences lie in one Chryseobacterium culicis genomic window:
- a CDS encoding type I restriction endonuclease, producing the protein MDLKIKLDQLHQKVIGLKEQIGTEEATKNAFVMPFIQILGYDIFNPTEVVPEYICDIGTKKGEKVDYVIKNNDEPIFIIECKHWKESADAHNSQLHRYYHVSKTRFGVLTNGIVYNFYTDLEKPNIMDEKPFFTINIEDLKDSSIKILESFTKKDYNLENILDSAEALKYIKAIRKEFEKEIENPSDELVKLLVNRFFEKPLTANRMVSFKEYAKKALTTSINESISFRLKSALSINEQIEKREDDVKTSQPIDENNDSKIITTEEELEGFQIVKAILREKIPSSRIAYRDTLSYFGILLDDNNRKPICRLHFNTTNKYLETFHNGKDAGEKVLLNTLDEIYNYRNQLHQTLENYS; encoded by the coding sequence ATGGATCTCAAAATTAAGCTTGATCAGTTACATCAGAAAGTAATCGGTCTGAAGGAACAGATAGGAACGGAAGAAGCTACAAAAAATGCTTTTGTAATGCCTTTTATACAAATCCTGGGTTATGATATTTTCAATCCCACGGAAGTTGTCCCCGAATACATTTGCGACATTGGGACGAAAAAAGGTGAAAAAGTAGATTATGTTATCAAAAATAACGATGAGCCCATCTTCATTATCGAATGTAAACATTGGAAAGAAAGTGCAGATGCTCACAACTCGCAACTTCACAGATATTATCATGTTTCGAAAACGAGATTTGGTGTTTTGACTAATGGTATTGTGTACAACTTTTATACAGATCTGGAAAAGCCTAATATTATGGATGAAAAACCATTCTTCACCATTAATATTGAAGATTTAAAAGATAGTTCCATTAAAATTCTGGAAAGCTTCACCAAGAAAGATTATAATTTAGAAAATATTCTTGATTCGGCGGAAGCTTTAAAATACATCAAAGCTATCAGAAAAGAATTCGAAAAAGAAATCGAAAATCCATCTGATGAATTGGTAAAACTTTTAGTAAATCGCTTTTTTGAAAAACCTCTAACGGCTAACAGAATGGTTTCTTTTAAAGAATATGCTAAAAAGGCCTTAACTACTTCTATTAATGAATCCATCAGCTTCCGGCTGAAATCTGCATTAAGCATCAATGAACAGATAGAAAAGAGAGAAGATGATGTAAAAACGTCACAACCAATAGATGAGAATAATGATTCTAAAATTATAACAACGGAAGAAGAATTGGAAGGATTTCAAATTGTAAAAGCAATTCTGAGAGAGAAAATTCCATCTTCCAGAATTGCTTACAGGGATACGCTTTCATATTTCGGGATTTTGTTGGATGACAACAATAGAAAACCGATTTGTAGACTACATTTTAATACAACAAATAAATATTTAGAAACTTTTCACAATGGAAAAGATGCAGGAGAAAAGGTTTTGTTAAACACTCTCGATGAAATCTACAATTATAGGAATCAGCTTCACCAGACATTAGAAAATTATTCATAA
- a CDS encoding TM2 domain-containing protein: protein MKSKSTAALLAFLLGGLGIHRFYLGQNGMGILYLVFCWTFIPALIAFFDFFVLIFMSENRFNCKYNFKTGF, encoded by the coding sequence ATGAAATCAAAATCTACCGCCGCATTACTTGCTTTTCTCCTCGGAGGATTAGGCATTCACAGATTTTACTTAGGTCAAAATGGTATGGGAATACTTTATCTGGTATTTTGTTGGACATTCATTCCCGCATTAATTGCGTTTTTTGATTTCTTCGTACTTATTTTTATGTCTGAAAACCGTTTCAATTGTAAATATAATTTCAAAACAGGATTTTAA
- a CDS encoding response regulator encodes MFKKVLIAEDHEVRNLGVVNTLTELQIQTFDFVNYCDDAFQKIKTAATDNVSYDLLITDLSFDKDHIEQKINSGQKLIEEVKKIQPNLKVIAFSIEKKPKIIDDLFKIQNINGFVSKGRNDGKDLRNTIKKVFSGETVIPQEILNSIRNTSFEFTEYDENLIELLSKGWKQSEIETYFKENKITPDSRSAIEKRLNDLRFELGAKNNIELIVICKDIGII; translated from the coding sequence ATGTTTAAAAAAGTCCTTATAGCCGAAGATCACGAAGTCAGAAATTTAGGTGTTGTAAATACGCTTACAGAATTACAGATTCAGACTTTTGATTTTGTAAACTATTGTGATGATGCTTTTCAAAAAATAAAAACAGCCGCTACAGACAATGTTTCTTATGATCTTTTAATTACAGATTTATCTTTCGATAAAGATCATATAGAACAAAAAATCAATTCTGGCCAGAAATTAATTGAAGAAGTTAAAAAAATTCAGCCAAATTTGAAAGTCATTGCTTTTTCCATAGAAAAGAAACCCAAAATTATTGATGATCTTTTTAAAATACAGAATATTAATGGTTTTGTAAGCAAGGGGAGAAATGATGGAAAAGACCTCCGAAATACAATAAAAAAAGTTTTCTCAGGCGAAACGGTTATTCCACAAGAGATTTTAAATTCTATAAGAAATACATCTTTTGAGTTTACAGAATATGATGAAAATCTTATTGAGCTTCTTTCTAAAGGGTGGAAGCAAAGTGAAATTGAAACTTATTTTAAAGAAAATAAAATAACCCCGGATAGTAGAAGCGCCATAGAAAAAAGATTAAACGATCTTCGTTTTGAGCTGGGTGCCAAAAACAATATTGAATTAATTGTCATATGTAAAGACATTGGCATTATATAA
- a CDS encoding SH3 domain-containing protein, translating to MKTLISFIIVVFSLFLLNSCLKANDNVGHGGRCTGSSYCTACSNCSRCGHCSGGGTCGVCGGGYSGRSSSSGRSSKKSKSEKYKPSDSYKSSKAKSNKPPKVFIDKVNLNINSNNRYIAGIEVTNIYEKPSLKSKIITTVPKKAKLIQLSKEGSWYKVQVESSGKTGYVYYKDVK from the coding sequence ATGAAAACACTAATTTCTTTCATCATAGTCGTCTTTAGCTTATTTCTTTTAAATTCTTGTTTGAAAGCCAATGACAATGTGGGACACGGCGGAAGATGTACAGGTTCTTCCTATTGTACAGCCTGTTCCAACTGCTCAAGATGTGGTCATTGTAGTGGCGGTGGAACTTGTGGCGTTTGTGGAGGCGGATATTCCGGAAGAAGCTCATCATCAGGTAGATCCAGTAAAAAAAGTAAGTCTGAAAAATACAAGCCTTCTGATTCATATAAATCCTCAAAAGCAAAATCCAATAAACCGCCAAAGGTGTTTATTGATAAGGTTAATCTCAACATTAATTCCAACAACAGATATATTGCAGGAATAGAAGTAACAAATATTTACGAGAAGCCATCCTTAAAATCTAAAATAATAACAACAGTGCCTAAAAAAGCCAAACTGATTCAACTTTCCAAAGAAGGCTCGTGGTACAAAGTACAAGTTGAATCAAGTGGAAAAACAGGATATGTTTATTATAAAGATGTAAAATAA
- the yihA gene encoding ribosome biogenesis GTP-binding protein YihA/YsxC, with protein sequence MIIKTAAFVKSSGKWQECPEPNIPEYAFIGRSNVGKSSLINAMMNHKDLAKTSGTPGKTQLINHFLVNENWYLTDLPGYGYAKVSKVQRKDFEKLITNYILNRRNLVNLFVLVDIRHTPQKIDLEFIQWCGESGIPFSIVFTKADKLKPNVAVKNVEDYKTELHKSWEDLPELYITSAEKKEGGDNILNFIQKTNEFLTNNNISFDE encoded by the coding sequence ATGATTATTAAAACAGCAGCGTTTGTAAAGAGTAGTGGAAAATGGCAGGAATGCCCTGAACCCAATATTCCTGAATATGCTTTTATCGGAAGGTCAAACGTGGGAAAATCATCACTCATCAATGCGATGATGAACCATAAAGATTTGGCTAAAACTTCGGGGACTCCGGGAAAAACTCAGCTGATCAATCATTTTTTGGTGAATGAGAACTGGTATCTTACGGATTTACCAGGATATGGGTATGCAAAGGTTTCAAAGGTTCAGCGAAAGGATTTTGAAAAGCTGATCACGAACTATATTCTCAACAGAAGAAATCTTGTCAATCTTTTTGTATTGGTAGATATAAGACACACTCCACAGAAAATAGACCTGGAATTTATCCAATGGTGTGGGGAAAGTGGGATCCCGTTTTCCATTGTATTTACAAAGGCTGATAAACTAAAGCCGAATGTTGCTGTTAAAAATGTTGAAGATTATAAAACTGAGCTTCATAAGAGCTGGGAAGATCTTCCTGAACTGTATATTACCTCAGCAGAAAAGAAAGAAGGAGGAGACAACATTCTTAATTTTATACAAAAGACCAATGAATTTCTAACGAATAATAATATAAGTTTCGATGAGTAA
- a CDS encoding alpha/beta fold hydrolase produces the protein MIFSTKKEKKYSYVEAGEGHPLVLLHGLMGGLSNFDKMVDFFSDRGFKVYVPQLPIYDLPVLNTNLTTIAKYIIKFIESHISGPVTIVGNSMGGHVGLILTLARPDLVKNLVLTGSSGLYERTFGDSFPRKNDRSYIRKKTEEVFYDPKVATEDLVDEVFAVVNDRMKGIKTVMLARSAIKHNMLNDLPKIVTPTCLIWGKQDNVTPPEVAEDMHKFIPNSDLFWIDKCGHAAMMEKPEEFNEILYNWVKDKV, from the coding sequence ATGATATTTAGTACAAAAAAAGAAAAGAAATATTCCTATGTAGAAGCGGGAGAAGGACATCCATTAGTGCTGTTGCACGGGTTAATGGGTGGTTTGAGTAATTTCGATAAAATGGTAGATTTTTTTTCGGATAGAGGCTTCAAAGTATATGTTCCTCAGTTGCCGATCTACGATCTGCCGGTACTCAATACGAATCTTACCACTATCGCAAAATATATTATCAAGTTTATAGAGAGCCATATTTCGGGTCCTGTTACTATTGTAGGAAACTCAATGGGAGGACATGTAGGGCTTATTCTGACTTTGGCAAGACCTGATCTGGTAAAAAATCTGGTTCTTACAGGAAGCTCCGGACTATATGAAAGAACTTTCGGGGACAGTTTTCCGAGAAAGAACGACCGTTCTTACATCAGAAAGAAGACGGAAGAAGTTTTCTATGATCCTAAGGTGGCAACAGAAGATCTTGTAGATGAAGTTTTTGCAGTAGTGAATGACAGAATGAAAGGAATCAAGACCGTAATGCTGGCAAGAAGTGCCATCAAACACAATATGTTGAACGATCTTCCGAAGATTGTGACACCTACCTGCCTGATCTGGGGTAAACAGGATAATGTAACCCCTCCGGAAGTGGCAGAAGATATGCACAAGTTTATTCCTAATTCTGATTTATTCTGGATTGATAAATGCGGGCATGCCGCCATGATGGAAAAACCAGAAGAGTTCAATGAAATCCTATACAACTGGGTAAAAGATAAAGTTTAA
- a CDS encoding beta-carotene 15,15'-monooxygenase, producing the protein MDTISIKNLFKLKSVPLEPQPEPFPQNNDNHYDESLEETRKRTYHESGYRDSSRTNGNHSTLSICLDAVYSKFQNEEKEMVEKQKNLKESYVNEQKNRETEIKALFVSQETKDEQLKNKTTEIENHQHTIEALKAEILDLPRNPEKYNVKATRGASAKFWIGLILLIPITLYLTTFYISTSYSAFFKSFDAKSTIIQNVLDAKAWEKAWNDGFIEVAFVTLIPFVFLGLGYLIHMFWENKTKANYIKVGVLLAVTFIFDVILAYLIEFRIYNFEKVFGSPPFNLKIAFTQIRFWAIIFAGFIVYIIWGLVFDFVMKENREKDKIKNEQEIRQKRVEFFQEKINVLKKEIEEILASIGTIKETVIKTRGRIEELQNIIDGVIIPTKDYKLYASEYVQGWITFIGEKIAVSRTEKQTMIDDCIATYNTNLETVGANSDNQNLVYLSSL; encoded by the coding sequence ATGGACACTATCAGTATAAAAAATTTATTCAAACTCAAATCCGTTCCATTAGAACCCCAACCGGAACCATTTCCACAAAATAATGACAATCACTACGATGAGTCTCTGGAAGAAACCCGGAAAAGAACCTATCATGAATCGGGATACAGAGACAGCTCGCGAACCAACGGAAATCATTCTACTCTATCTATCTGCCTGGATGCCGTTTATTCAAAATTTCAGAATGAAGAAAAAGAAATGGTTGAAAAACAGAAAAACCTAAAAGAATCCTATGTAAATGAACAGAAAAATAGGGAAACCGAGATCAAAGCTTTGTTTGTTTCACAGGAAACCAAAGACGAACAATTAAAAAACAAAACTACTGAAATTGAGAATCATCAACACACAATTGAAGCTTTAAAAGCTGAGATCCTTGATCTTCCCAGAAACCCAGAAAAATACAATGTAAAAGCGACAAGAGGAGCTTCTGCGAAATTTTGGATCGGCCTGATTCTTTTGATTCCTATCACTTTATATTTAACAACATTTTATATATCAACTTCATATTCAGCTTTCTTTAAAAGCTTTGATGCTAAAAGTACTATAATACAAAATGTTTTAGATGCAAAAGCTTGGGAAAAAGCTTGGAATGATGGCTTTATTGAGGTTGCATTTGTAACATTAATTCCATTTGTATTTCTTGGTTTGGGTTATTTAATACATATGTTTTGGGAAAATAAAACCAAAGCCAATTACATAAAAGTAGGTGTATTATTAGCCGTTACTTTTATTTTTGATGTCATTTTAGCATATCTTATTGAATTTAGAATATACAATTTTGAAAAAGTATTTGGATCTCCACCATTTAATCTTAAAATAGCTTTTACTCAAATTAGATTTTGGGCAATTATTTTCGCTGGATTCATTGTTTACATTATCTGGGGACTGGTTTTCGATTTTGTAATGAAAGAAAATCGTGAAAAGGATAAGATCAAAAACGAGCAGGAAATCAGACAGAAAAGAGTTGAATTCTTTCAGGAAAAGATCAATGTTTTGAAAAAAGAAATCGAGGAAATCCTTGCCAGTATCGGAACAATAAAAGAAACTGTTATCAAAACCCGGGGAAGAATCGAAGAGCTTCAGAACATTATTGACGGAGTTATTATTCCTACCAAAGATTACAAATTGTATGCATCAGAATATGTTCAGGGCTGGATCACTTTTATCGGTGAAAAAATAGCAGTATCAAGAACAGAAAAACAAACAATGATTGATGACTGTATTGCCACCTACAATACCAATTTGGAAACCGTGGGAGCTAATTCCGATAATCAGAATTTAGTGTATTTATCATCTTTATAA
- a CDS encoding PH domain-containing protein: protein MNLKNFLNEEQDPQAVEKLLGRINSLLTSQEAVEYIAVQKKPVINLSPDCIALTNRRIIFCRPKTFGLSMDFQDYNWVDIADCHIKEGIVGATFIMRTTTNFTNMMDYLPKNQARKLYQFAQEVEERMRGLRREKNLETLRASAGGVTVNNATPIITQPQQFQEEKKPLLIENEDPFALLQKLKDLKENGIISPEEFEIKKNEVLSRV, encoded by the coding sequence ATGAACTTAAAGAATTTTTTAAATGAGGAACAGGATCCTCAAGCCGTTGAAAAGCTTTTAGGAAGAATCAACAGTCTTCTTACTTCACAAGAAGCTGTAGAATACATAGCTGTTCAGAAGAAACCTGTAATCAATTTATCTCCGGATTGTATTGCTCTCACCAACAGAAGAATCATTTTCTGTAGGCCAAAAACCTTCGGTTTATCAATGGATTTTCAGGATTACAACTGGGTAGATATAGCTGATTGCCACATCAAGGAAGGAATCGTTGGTGCTACCTTTATTATGAGAACAACAACAAACTTCACCAATATGATGGATTATCTTCCTAAAAACCAAGCCAGAAAACTATACCAGTTTGCACAGGAAGTAGAAGAAAGAATGCGCGGTCTGAGAAGAGAAAAAAATCTTGAAACTTTGAGAGCATCAGCAGGAGGGGTTACTGTGAATAATGCTACCCCTATTATCACACAACCACAACAATTTCAGGAGGAAAAAAAACCATTATTAATAGAAAATGAAGACCCTTTTGCCTTATTGCAGAAATTAAAAGACTTAAAAGAGAACGGAATTATCTCTCCTGAAGAGTTTGAAATAAAAAAGAACGAAGTTTTATCAAGAGTTTAA
- a CDS encoding metallophosphoesterase family protein, whose product MNKILFSVLLFISALFSAQKPVQVAFLSDVHFQDLYGSFSDHEFKGIINPKTGKPTILRTMDSQLHSTRIFNENYLAFLKALDDIAAKGIKIVAMPGDFSDDGQAYNLRGLHRILQKYHETYGINFYLTTGNHDPVGPFRNDGGKSDFLGKEGKALGIYSKENIGTSADKVITKDIAESGYLEILNELKDFGFSPKKEDLFWSTPFDNNSFKNYSYKKGLQSAAYSKRMYEVTKGFSVPDLSYVVEPVKDVWLVAIDGNTYIPKNINESFENPSNYKGASIGYNNVLTNKQHLIQWVKKLAAEAKKNNKTLIAFTHYPMIDFNDGATSELTNVLGEKKWQLERVPQEEVARVFAEAGLQIHFAGHMHINDTGISKTGDHILVNVQVPSLAAYLPAYKILTIQSPDKMDVQTQILNEVPNFDELFPLYEKEYNALQHDTTKILWNKDILKTKSYHDFMLFHLKELVRLRMIPDDWPKDFIEKTKNLTGEDLLLLIQNKDQLKEKAIRSEDFKKWSFDDLLLDVYKFQSADELAKKDIPEERLKQYEMLEKLYKMHDSEGDSLIQQLKSVFTILSLLSHGDPADHFEIDLKRKEIIKL is encoded by the coding sequence ATGAATAAAATACTATTCTCCGTTTTACTTTTTATATCTGCACTTTTCTCAGCACAGAAACCTGTACAGGTTGCATTTCTTTCCGATGTGCATTTCCAGGATCTATATGGAAGCTTTTCGGATCATGAATTTAAAGGAATTATAAATCCTAAAACAGGAAAACCCACCATTTTGAGAACCATGGATTCTCAATTGCATTCCACAAGAATTTTTAATGAGAATTATTTAGCCTTTCTCAAAGCTCTGGATGATATTGCCGCAAAAGGAATTAAGATTGTAGCAATGCCGGGTGATTTCTCAGATGACGGACAGGCTTATAACCTTCGTGGTCTTCATAGAATATTACAAAAATATCATGAAACGTATGGGATTAATTTTTATTTAACTACAGGAAACCATGATCCGGTGGGACCATTTCGAAATGATGGAGGGAAAAGTGATTTTCTTGGAAAGGAGGGAAAAGCGCTGGGAATTTACAGCAAAGAAAATATTGGGACCTCAGCAGATAAGGTGATTACAAAAGATATTGCAGAATCCGGATATCTCGAAATTCTGAATGAGTTAAAAGATTTTGGCTTCTCCCCCAAAAAAGAAGATTTGTTTTGGAGTACTCCTTTTGATAATAATTCATTTAAAAATTACTCTTACAAAAAAGGATTACAGTCTGCGGCGTATTCCAAAAGAATGTATGAAGTGACTAAAGGTTTTTCTGTTCCGGATTTGAGTTATGTTGTTGAACCTGTGAAAGATGTGTGGTTGGTTGCTATTGATGGTAATACTTATATCCCGAAAAATATCAATGAAAGTTTTGAAAATCCTTCAAACTATAAAGGTGCAAGTATTGGCTATAATAATGTTCTGACCAACAAACAACATTTAATTCAATGGGTTAAAAAACTGGCCGCCGAAGCGAAGAAAAATAATAAAACCCTCATTGCATTTACGCATTATCCTATGATTGATTTCAATGATGGAGCAACCAGTGAACTTACAAATGTATTGGGTGAAAAAAAGTGGCAGCTGGAGCGTGTTCCTCAGGAAGAAGTGGCTAGAGTATTTGCTGAAGCAGGATTGCAGATTCATTTTGCAGGGCATATGCATATTAATGATACGGGAATAAGTAAAACAGGAGACCATATTTTAGTGAATGTTCAGGTGCCCTCATTGGCGGCTTATCTGCCTGCGTATAAAATTCTGACCATACAATCGCCTGATAAGATGGACGTTCAAACTCAGATTTTAAATGAGGTTCCGAATTTTGATGAGTTATTTCCTTTATATGAAAAAGAATACAATGCTTTACAACATGATACCACCAAAATACTTTGGAATAAAGACATTTTAAAAACAAAATCATATCACGACTTTATGCTTTTTCATTTAAAAGAACTAGTTCGTTTAAGAATGATTCCCGATGACTGGCCAAAAGATTTTATTGAGAAAACCAAGAACCTTACTGGTGAAGATCTTTTGTTGCTGATTCAAAATAAAGATCAGCTGAAAGAGAAAGCAATCAGGTCTGAAGACTTTAAAAAATGGTCTTTTGATGATTTGTTATTGGACGTGTATAAATTTCAATCAGCGGATGAACTGGCAAAAAAAGATATTCCGGAGGAAAGGCTGAAGCAGTATGAGATGTTGGAGAAACTATACAAAATGCATGATTCGGAAGGGGATTCATTGATTCAGCAATTAAAATCTGTTTTTACAATTCTTTCATTGCTTTCCCATGGAGATCCTGCAGACCATTTTGAAATAGATTTGAAAAGAAAAGAAATAATAAAGCTGTAA
- a CDS encoding YegP family protein, with protein MGKFIITQRINNEYQFNLKAGNGEIILTSEGYVQKASCQKGIESVKINSQDLSRYDKKVAKNRKDYFVLKARNGEIIGNSQMYSSKSGLENGIASVKANAPTAEIVDETLKK; from the coding sequence ATGGGAAAATTCATCATCACACAAAGAATCAACAATGAGTATCAGTTTAATCTGAAGGCCGGAAATGGCGAAATTATTTTAACGAGCGAAGGATATGTCCAGAAAGCATCTTGTCAAAAAGGAATTGAATCTGTAAAAATAAATTCACAGGACCTTTCGAGATATGACAAAAAGGTGGCGAAAAACAGAAAAGATTATTTCGTTTTAAAAGCAAGAAACGGAGAAATCATCGGGAACAGTCAAATGTACAGCTCAAAGTCAGGACTGGAAAATGGTATTGCATCCGTAAAAGCAAATGCTCCAACGGCAGAAATCGTTGATGAGACTTTAAAAAAATAA
- a CDS encoding GNAT family N-acetyltransferase, with translation MSNMVWKIKTFDEFTVPELYSVLKARIDVFVIEQNCPYPDLDNYDQKAVHIWAEEDGQVLAYCRVFDKGIKYDETSFGRVLTTEQARGKSLGKQLIQYAVETIENRFHTSEIKISAQDYLLRFYSGFGFVDTGKKYLEDDIPHTEMIRK, from the coding sequence ATGAGTAATATGGTCTGGAAAATCAAAACGTTTGATGAGTTCACTGTTCCGGAATTGTATTCGGTACTGAAGGCACGTATTGATGTTTTCGTTATTGAGCAGAACTGTCCTTATCCTGATCTTGATAATTATGATCAGAAAGCAGTTCATATCTGGGCAGAAGAAGACGGACAGGTACTGGCATACTGCCGTGTCTTTGACAAAGGGATAAAGTATGATGAAACTTCTTTCGGCAGGGTGCTGACTACAGAGCAGGCGAGAGGAAAAAGCCTGGGAAAACAGTTAATACAATATGCTGTGGAAACCATAGAAAACCGTTTTCATACTTCTGAAATCAAAATATCTGCACAGGATTATCTGTTAAGATTTTATAGTGGATTCGGATTTGTAGATACAGGAAAAAAATATCTGGAAGATGATATTCCACATACGGAAATGATAAGAAAATAA
- a CDS encoding ATP-binding protein, translated as MKKLFFLLTILSFLYSCKKENSQNDTNQFYEKAYTFLEKKNEDSAYVYFDKAKEVFLKNENKIKEGKCLIQMAIISTNKGDYYNGQSLSTRAIKNFDENDKNQFSDIYSNYINLGISSDNLRDYKNAIKFSKLALKFAVDESSKLIALNNLSRIYKENKQYTQAIKIYKNIISRSKTQNNQIYPTALTNLTTSKWLSDPSYSPEPELLKALKIRENENDLWGQNSSHSHLSNYFMNKNSEKALFHANKMYEISKKIKSPDDQLEALQKIITLDPHSYKKFFNRYTTLADSLQTERNNSKNQFALIKFDTEQIKKQNAQNKNHILTQYIAIGILIVVLVVLTLIIMWYKKRQKGLQQEKEIEVKNTQLKMSKKVHDVVANGLYHMMIDVQNNPEMDKTKILNDIEKMYEESRDISHENIAEKDFALRFINMITSYSSDEQKVLPLGYKENIWESISYNTQLELYYTLREILVNMKKHSQAKLASVRFEKDNNNLKIKYTDNGIGINNLDQQKGTGIHNTENRIESVGGDITFEKNPTGGLIVQITIPIQSKYV; from the coding sequence ATGAAAAAACTTTTCTTTTTACTGACCATATTAAGTTTTCTATATTCCTGCAAAAAAGAAAATTCACAAAACGATACTAATCAATTTTATGAAAAAGCATATACTTTTCTGGAAAAAAAAAATGAAGATAGTGCATATGTATATTTTGACAAGGCCAAAGAAGTTTTTCTTAAAAATGAAAATAAAATCAAAGAAGGAAAATGTCTTATTCAAATGGCAATAATATCAACCAATAAAGGAGATTACTACAATGGGCAGTCGCTTTCTACACGAGCTATCAAAAATTTTGATGAAAATGATAAAAACCAATTTTCTGATATTTATTCCAACTATATAAATCTTGGAATTTCAAGTGATAATTTAAGAGATTATAAAAATGCCATTAAATTTAGCAAATTAGCATTAAAATTCGCAGTTGATGAATCATCAAAGTTAATTGCATTAAATAATCTTAGCCGTATTTACAAAGAAAATAAACAATATACTCAGGCTATTAAAATTTATAAAAATATAATAAGTCGGTCTAAAACACAAAATAACCAAATCTATCCCACTGCATTAACTAACCTTACAACATCAAAGTGGCTATCAGATCCATCTTATAGTCCAGAACCAGAACTTTTAAAGGCATTGAAAATACGAGAAAATGAAAATGATCTTTGGGGTCAGAATTCCAGTCATTCTCACCTAAGTAACTATTTCATGAATAAAAATTCTGAGAAAGCCTTATTTCATGCAAACAAAATGTATGAAATATCAAAAAAAATAAAGAGTCCTGATGATCAGCTAGAGGCTCTACAGAAAATTATTACATTAGATCCACACAGTTATAAAAAATTCTTCAATAGATATACTACACTAGCAGATAGTCTTCAAACAGAAAGAAACAACTCTAAAAATCAGTTTGCACTTATAAAGTTTGATACTGAACAAATAAAAAAGCAAAATGCCCAGAATAAAAATCATATCCTAACTCAGTATATTGCCATAGGTATTCTGATAGTAGTTTTAGTTGTACTAACACTTATTATAATGTGGTATAAAAAAAGACAAAAAGGCCTTCAACAAGAAAAAGAAATTGAAGTAAAAAACACACAGCTCAAAATGTCTAAAAAAGTGCATGATGTAGTAGCTAATGGGCTTTATCACATGATGATTGATGTTCAGAATAATCCTGAAATGGACAAAACAAAAATTCTTAATGATATTGAAAAAATGTATGAAGAGTCTAGAGACATTTCCCATGAGAATATTGCAGAAAAAGATTTTGCATTACGTTTTATTAATATGATTACTTCTTATTCTTCTGATGAACAAAAGGTTTTACCGCTAGGATACAAAGAGAATATTTGGGAAAGTATCTCGTACAATACACAGCTTGAGCTTTATTATACTCTCAGAGAGATACTTGTAAATATGAAAAAACACAGTCAGGCGAAATTAGCTTCTGTAAGATTTGAGAAAGACAATAACAATTTGAAAATAAAATACACAGACAATGGTATAGGTATCAATAATTTAGACCAACAAAAAGGAACAGGAATTCACAATACGGAAAACCGTATTGAAAGCGTTGGAGGAGATATTACTTTTGAAAAAAATCCAACAGGTGGATTAATTGTTCAAATAACCATTCCAATACAATCAAAATATGTTTAA
- a CDS encoding DUF6804 family protein, producing the protein MKPFLTFCALCCFIGIFRLPIEYYTFLRILISIGALLVLYHTLSFKQHYFSIIFLIILILFNPVFPIYLYRKSIWIPIDTITGILFLLINFIERKEQKKDEEVTEETTEPSIPIHQKTVSRDRIINPKNPKEE; encoded by the coding sequence ATGAAACCATTTCTCACCTTCTGTGCGTTATGTTGTTTCATCGGTATTTTTAGACTTCCCATAGAATATTATACTTTCCTCAGAATTCTTATTTCCATCGGAGCTTTATTGGTTTTATACCATACTTTAAGCTTTAAACAACATTATTTTAGTATAATTTTTCTGATCATTCTTATTCTTTTCAACCCTGTTTTCCCCATTTATCTGTATCGAAAAAGTATTTGGATTCCTATTGATACTATAACGGGGATTCTGTTCTTATTGATCAATTTCATAGAAAGAAAAGAACAAAAAAAGGATGAAGAAGTTACCGAAGAAACCACAGAACCTTCAATACCCATTCACCAAAAAACTGTTTCAAGAGACAGAATTATTAATCCTAAAAACCCAAAAGAAGAATAA